The genomic DNA AGGTGGGAGAGTTCGACACGCTGTTCGGCACACCGGTCACCGCCGACTGGGCGGCCGTCAACGAGATCATCAAAGACACGCCGGAGGAGGCCACCGGCGTCTACGCGCAGACCCTGGACACCCTCGATCCCCGCAGCGGCGCCCAGCAGCTCCAGGAGACCCTGCAGTCCTCACTGCCCGGTACGGTCAACGTCTACTCCGAGGTGGTCCAGGTGCGGGTGGGCGGCACGCCCGCCGTACGGCTGGAGGGGTCGATCACGGACCCGCAGCGCGGTGGCCGGCTCGACTTCACGGGGTGGGCGGTGGAGCGGGCGGACAAGCCCGCCCTCATGATCTACTTCTGCGCGCCCGGCACCTGTGACGACGCGCTCGCCAACCGGTTCGTGCGGAGTGTGTCGTTTCAGGCGTCGTGACTTGTCATCCGGTTGCAATTGACTTATTGGGAGGATTTGTCCTATAGGAAAGGCCGGTACGAGCATTTAGTCTCCCGGCATGGCGGTTCCCCTTCCCTCTGTCCGAGGCCGCAGCGCGGTGCCGTTCACCCGGCTTCTGCACACCGTGCCACCCAAGGAGGAGAAGTGAACATCCGTGTCGTGATCGCCGACGATCAGGCGATGGTCCGCGCCGGTCTCAAGCTCGTCGTGCAGGGCGAGCCCGGCATGGAGGTGGTTGGGGAGGCGTCCGACGGGCTGGAGGCCGTCGCGGTGGCCTGCCGTACCCGGCCGGACGTCGTGCTGATGGACATCTCCATGCCGCGCATGGACGGTCTCACCGCGGCCGGGCAGCTGCTCGGCCGGCCGGATCCGCCGAAGGTCGTCATGCTGACCACCTTCGACACCGACGAGAACCTCTACGCCGCGCTCCGGGTCGGGACCAGTGGATTCCTGCTCAAGGTGTCGCCGCCCGAGCAGCTCCTGGAGGCCGTCCGGGTCGTCTTCGGTGGTGACGCCCTGCTCGACCCGGCCGTCACCACCCGGGTCATCGCCTCCTTCGCCGGCCGTCACGACCCCGTACCCCCGCCCCAGCTCGCCGGCCTCACCCCGCGTGAGCTGGAGGTGCTGCGGTTCCTGGCCCGTGGCCTGACCAACGCCGAGATCGCGAGCATGCTGTTCGTCGGTGAGGCCACGGTCAAGACGCACGTGGCGCGGGTGCTGATGAAGCTCCATCTGCGGGACCGGGCTCAGGCGGTGGTGTTCGCGTACGAGTCGGGCGTGGTGCGGCCGGGGGCGGCCGTCGGATAGTAGGAGATCCACTCCTCCCGGTCCATCCGGAGCATCCTGATCCCGAGCGAGCCCAGCGCGACCACCGGGACGGCCCACATCACGACCGTCGCCGGGCCGTAGGGGACCAGCAGCGAGGTGCCGTAGCCGATGCCGACGGCGAGCGGGACCCACCAGTGCGCGAACCCGGAGCGCCAGACGCCGACCAGCAGGACGGGCAGGCCGAAGAGGGCGAAGAAGATCCACGGCATCTGGAAACCGAAGACGACGCCGGGCAGGTTCAGCATCTCGTCAAGGATCTGGGCGCTCTTCTCGGGGCTGTTGTGCTGTCCGAGCCACCACTCCACCGGGTCGATCATGAGCAGCCCCGACAGGTTGATGTAGCCGAGAGCGGTCAGCGGGCCAACGATGTGGCCGAAGAGCACCACCCGGCGGCGCATCACATGCAGGAGGGCAAGGGCGGCCAGAGCCATCAGCAGGTAGGCCCAGTGGTACATGGCCGACTCGGTCTGGGCGAGAGCGGGATTGACGCCGTAGCTGACGGCCTCGCGGTCGTCACCCCAGGTGCCGGGGTCGAGGACGACGGCGATCGACTGGAGGAGGGGGGCGACAATCAGCAGCACGCCGGAGGCGATGCGCCGGAAGTCGGCGGAGTCCTTGAACATGGGGCTTCCTTGCCTGTACGGGGCTGTCGCACAGGACGGTAGGCCGCGTGCCCCCCTCCGGTCGTCCGCCGCCTGACGGACGACCGGTCCCCCTCGCGGACTAGAAGGTTCAGATCATGTGACGGGCGCGGGGCTGCGGACCCAGAGGATGGCGCGCGTAGGTGGAGCCGGGCGAAGTAGCTGCCAGAGGACTTGTCGCAGCGGGTGGCAGGTCCCGCCACTCCTTGGTTTTGTGCTGCACCGTTGATGTCGGAGGCGGCCGCAGTCAGGGCGCGTGGGTGGCCACGGCGACGACGGCGTCGGTGAGCGCGGCGGCGTAGGCGTCGGTGAGCTTGCCGACGTCGAACAGCAGCGCGTACCACATCGGGCCGAAGACCAGGTCGATGAGCACCTCGTTGTCGGGGTGGGCGACCTGCCCCCGGTCCCGCGCCCGGCTGAGGATCTGGCGGACGGCGTCGCGGCGCGTCGCGATCAGTTCGCTGCTCACGCGCTGGGCGAAGGCGGGGGCCTGTAGCGCCTCGGCGGCCAGGGCCTGGTTGAGTGCGCCGGGCACGCCGCGCTGGGCGGCGAAGGTGTTCTCCAGCAGGGTCAGCAGGTCCTCGCGCAGGTCGCCGGTGTCGGGCGTGGGCAGCCGGGTGCGGGCGTAGGCGGCCAGCACGTCCAAGATCACCTCGCCCTTGCCCGGGTAGCGGCGGTAGACCGCCTGTTTGGACACGCCGCTGCGGGCGGCGATGCCCTCCATGCTCACCCCCCGATAGCCCTGCTCGGTGATCAGGTCCAGGGCGGCCTGGCGGATGGCGTCGTCGACGGCGGGATCACGGGGTCGTCCGGTCATGGTCCGCAGTCTATTTGACATACGAACCGGTCCGTATTTAAATCTCATACGCAACGAACCGTATTGAAAGGTCGGAGTATGCGCCCCCGTTCCTCCACCCCCGCGCTGCTGTCGCTGGCCCTGGGGTACTTCGCGCTGGGCACCGCCTCACTGGCGGTGGTCGGTCTCAGCGGCCCGATGGCCGCCGACCTGCAGGTGTCGGCCGCCACCGTCGGCACTCTGGTCACCGTCTTCTCCCTGGCATTCGCCGTGGCCGCCCCGATCGCGGCGGTAGCCCTGGGCCGCCTGGACCGCCGCCGGGTGCTGCTGCTGGGCCTGGCACTGATGACGATCGGCGGCATCGCCAGCGCGGTGGCCCCCACCTTCGCGGCCCTGGCCGCCGCCCGGGTGGCCGCCGGACTGGGGGCGGCGATCTTCGGCCCGGCCGCCTCGGCCACCGGCTCGATGATCGTTTCGGTTGAGCAGCGCCCCCGCGCGCTGGCGGTGGTGTTCGGCGGGATGACCGCCGCCACCGTGCTGGGCGTGCCGCTGGCCTCGGCCGTGGGCGCCGCGATCGGCTGGCGGGCCACGATGGCCGCGGTGGTGGCGCTGACTCTGGTGGCGGGCGGGCTGCTGGCGGTGCTACTGCCGCCGGTGGCGGCGGGACCGGCCCCCACCGCGCGGGCGTTCGCCGGGGTGCTGCACACCCCCGGAGCCCTATCGATGATCGCCACCACGCTGCTGGTGCTGACCGCCCAGTTCACGGTCTACGGAGTCGCCGGGGCCTACCTGGCCACCCGGTTCGGCGCCGGTCCCGGCCTGGTGTCGCTGACCCTGCTGGTCTTCGGCGCCCTGGGCATGGCCGGCAACGCCGCCGGGGCCCGCATCTACACCCGTCTGGGCGGCGGACGCACCATCGCACTGGCGCTGGCCGGGCTGACCATCACCTTCCTGGCCCTGAGCAGCGTTCCCGCCCTGCCCGCAGCCGGTGTCGCGGTGTTCGCCTTCTGGGCCGTCTTCAACACCCTGTTCATGGCCCCGCAGCAGGGCCGCCTGGTGGAGTTGCTGCCTGAGCAGCGCGGCATCCTGCTGGCCCTGAACGCCTCGGCCCTGTACCTGGGCATGAGCCTGGGCAGCCTGCTGGGCAGCAGCCTGCTGCCCGCCCTGGGCGGCCGCTGGCTCCCGGTCCTGGCGCTGCTGCCACTGGCCCTGGCCGCCGGTGCGCACGCCGCCTCGCTACGCCCGCACCCCACCCGCCCGATGGCCCCGGATGCCACCTCCGCTCCAGCGCGCCACTGACTTTCCTGCTCTCCCGCCATCCATCGAGCACCACCGTCAACGACCACAGGAGAACCAGATGTCCCAGCCCGCCGCTCAACTCGTGCGTGACTACTTCGAACTGGTGTGGAACCAGGGCCGCACCGAGCTGGCCGATCAGTTCCTGGCCGCCGGCCTGATCCAGCACAACCCCAACCTGCCCAACGGCCGCCAGCCGCTGGCCGAGTTCATCGACGGGATGCGCGCCCAGCTGCCCCAGGCCCGCTTCGAGATCCGCCGCATGGCCGCCGACGGCGACCTGGTGTTCACCCACAGCCTGTTCACCGCCCAGCCCGGCCACTCCGGCATCGCGGTGGTGGACGTGTTCCGCATCGCCGACGGCCTGATCGCCGAACACTGGGACCTGCGCGAGGACGTCCCCGAATCCACCGTCAGCGGCAACCCGATCGTCTGACCCCTCCCCATCCCGCTTTCAAGACCTGCGAGGTCGAACCCCGTGACCACCTACGGCACCCGCCCGTTGCACGACCAGACCATCCTGATCACCGGCGCCACCGACGGCCTCGGCCGCGCCCTGGCCCACCGCCTGGCCGCCCAGGGCGCCACCTTGATCCTGCACGGCCGCAACCCGGCCAAGGGTCAGGCGCTGCTGACCGAACTACACGACCAGACCGGCAACGACAGGCTCACCTTCGAACAGGCCGACTTCGCCTCCATCGACCAGATCCGCGCCCTGGCGGACCGCCTGGCAGACCGCGACCGGCTGAACGTCCTGGTCAACAACGCCGGAATCGGCGTCGAGACGACCCCTCAGCGCAGCGCCGACGGCCTGGAGCTGACCTTCCAGGTCGACTACCTGGCCACCTACATGCTCAGCTGCCTGCTCACCCCGCTACTGGCCGGCACCGCCGCCCTGCGTTCAACCACCACGCACCCGGCCCCCGCCAGGATCGTCAACGTCAGCTCCGCGGGACAGTCGCCCTTGGACTTCGACGATGTGCTGCTGGAGCGCCACTGGGACGGCGTGCAGGCCTACTGCCAGGCCAAACTCGCCCAGATCATGCTCACGCTCGACCACGCCGAACTACTGCGCGACCACGGCGTCACCGTCAACGCCCTGCACCCCGCCTCCTACATGCCCACCAAGATCGTGACTCACCTGTTCACTGTGCAGAGCACCCTGGACGAAGGCGTCACCCACACCGCGCGCCTGGTCACCGACCCCGCCCTGGCCGAGGTCACCGGCACCTACTTCAACCGGGCCCGCCCCGCCCACGCCCACCACCAGGCCTATGACACCGCTGCCCGAACCCGCCTGCGGGAGATCAGCCGGCACCTCACCGGAGTGCCCTTCCCCACCACACCACTCTAGGCCGCCTGACCCTCCAGCACCCGCCGCGCGGCTGAAGTCGCCGCCGAACGATACGGCGCGGAGCACACCGGAACACTCAAGGGGCGATCAATACTGGCCGCTGAACCCCCCGGTACAAGCGAAGCAACCGAGGGATGCCTACCAGGCGTTCTTCCCGGTCGAGACGGTGAGCTCGACCGCGATGGCTGGGCGACGGGGGACACCCCCGTCGCCCAGCGCGAGGGCGAAGGTGAGCATGTCGTCGTCGGTGACCTCCGGCCGGCCCCGTGGATTATCGCGTGCTGCGTCCATGGAACAAAGTCGTTCCCGATGGTGTCCAACTCCCATGATCAGCGTGACGCTCTCTCTGCTGCTGGCCCTGTCCCCCGTGACCGTGACCGTGACCGAGATTCCGAGGAACTTCCTGCTGACCGAGCACGACGCGCGAAGGCACTTGAGTCCGGAAGAGGCAGCCGAACTGGGCTACGAGATCAGCGACAAGCTCACCAAGCCTTTGGAGCTGAACCCGTGCGTGCACCGGAGCTCCGTCGACCGCGACCGGGTGGCGGCCCGCACGATCTCGCACTGGACCAGCGGCCCCAGCGGCTCCTCCGAACAACTCGTCATCTACAAGAGCTCCCGCGCCGCGCACGCGGCGTTCACTCTTTTGCGCGCCGAGGCCAAGAAGTGCGCACGCAAGAGCATCCCCTCGGCACCCGAACTCAAGATTCAGTGGCGAACGAGCAAGACCAAGGTGGGGAGCGAGGCCGTCGGCATGGGCTACCAGACTCGGCAGGACGGCAGCGTGAACGAGACGATCAGCGGTCTCATCGCCCGCAAGGGCAGAGCACTGATGATCTACACCACCACTGAGGGAGAATACGAGCCTGGCCGGGTGACCGAGGACGCCAAGAAGATGGCCGCCAAGGTGTGCAGGTTGCGCGGCGTCTGCTAATGCTCCGTTCCTCAAAGTAGGTAGATAAAGCGATGCCGGCGCTGCCGAGGGGGAAGGGCTGGTCGACCCCAGATCCAACCGTCACGTCCTTCGGAGGCGACGGGCAAGGTCGGGGTCGAGCAGGAAGGCGGTGCCGTACGGCGAGAGCGAGCCGGTCGGCGCTCCACCGGACGGGACCACGCCGGGGGACATACCGGAAAATCCCTGGCAGCCTTCCGGCAGGAAGCCCGACAATCATTCGATGGAGCACGTCACCTTGACCACGCGGCGCCTTCTGCTGCGTCCCCTTGAGCCCCTCGACACCGAGGCCGTCTTCCTCGCCTGCCAGGACCCCGACATCCAGCGCTGGACCACCATCCCTTCGCCGTACGAACGTCAGCACGCCGAGTACTTCCTGGAGCGGGTGGTACCGGAGGGGTTGCGGAGCCGGACCATGTTCCACTTCGCCGTGGAACCCCGCTCCGGCGGCCCCCTGCTGGCCTCGGTCAATGTGCACAATCACACCGGCACCTGGGAAGTCGGCTACTGGACGGTCAAGGAGCACCGGGGCCACGGCTACGCGACCGAGGCGGTGGGCGCGATAGCCCGCTGGGCCTTCGGCGCATTGGGCGTGCAGCGCCTGGAGTGGCGTGCCGAGGCCGGCAACGAGGGTTCGCGGACGGTTGCCGAGAAGGCGGGTTTCGTCTTCGAAGGAGTGCTGCGCGCGGCGTTGATGACCAGAGACACGGTGCGGGACGTCTGGATCGGCGCGCTTCTCCCGTCCGATCTCGGACCGTCCTCCGCTGACGCCGCATAGCGGCCCTGTTCGGGCGATCTGCCCGAACCGGCCGTCATGGTCTCAGGGCGTCTTCGACCCCGTCGGCCGCCGAGAGCCGTCCGGACCCG from Streptosporangium sp. NBC_01756 includes the following:
- a CDS encoding response regulator transcription factor — protein: MNIRVVIADDQAMVRAGLKLVVQGEPGMEVVGEASDGLEAVAVACRTRPDVVLMDISMPRMDGLTAAGQLLGRPDPPKVVMLTTFDTDENLYAALRVGTSGFLLKVSPPEQLLEAVRVVFGGDALLDPAVTTRVIASFAGRHDPVPPPQLAGLTPRELEVLRFLARGLTNAEIASMLFVGEATVKTHVARVLMKLHLRDRAQAVVFAYESGVVRPGAAVG
- a CDS encoding TetR/AcrR family transcriptional regulator, with the protein product MTGRPRDPAVDDAIRQAALDLITEQGYRGVSMEGIAARSGVSKQAVYRRYPGKGEVILDVLAAYARTRLPTPDTGDLREDLLTLLENTFAAQRGVPGALNQALAAEALQAPAFAQRVSSELIATRRDAVRQILSRARDRGQVAHPDNEVLIDLVFGPMWYALLFDVGKLTDAYAAALTDAVVAVATHAP
- a CDS encoding MFS transporter; translation: MRPRSSTPALLSLALGYFALGTASLAVVGLSGPMAADLQVSAATVGTLVTVFSLAFAVAAPIAAVALGRLDRRRVLLLGLALMTIGGIASAVAPTFAALAAARVAAGLGAAIFGPAASATGSMIVSVEQRPRALAVVFGGMTAATVLGVPLASAVGAAIGWRATMAAVVALTLVAGGLLAVLLPPVAAGPAPTARAFAGVLHTPGALSMIATTLLVLTAQFTVYGVAGAYLATRFGAGPGLVSLTLLVFGALGMAGNAAGARIYTRLGGGRTIALALAGLTITFLALSSVPALPAAGVAVFAFWAVFNTLFMAPQQGRLVELLPEQRGILLALNASALYLGMSLGSLLGSSLLPALGGRWLPVLALLPLALAAGAHAASLRPHPTRPMAPDATSAPARH
- a CDS encoding nuclear transport factor 2 family protein — translated: MSQPAAQLVRDYFELVWNQGRTELADQFLAAGLIQHNPNLPNGRQPLAEFIDGMRAQLPQARFEIRRMAADGDLVFTHSLFTAQPGHSGIAVVDVFRIADGLIAEHWDLREDVPESTVSGNPIV
- a CDS encoding SDR family NAD(P)-dependent oxidoreductase gives rise to the protein MTTYGTRPLHDQTILITGATDGLGRALAHRLAAQGATLILHGRNPAKGQALLTELHDQTGNDRLTFEQADFASIDQIRALADRLADRDRLNVLVNNAGIGVETTPQRSADGLELTFQVDYLATYMLSCLLTPLLAGTAALRSTTTHPAPARIVNVSSAGQSPLDFDDVLLERHWDGVQAYCQAKLAQIMLTLDHAELLRDHGVTVNALHPASYMPTKIVTHLFTVQSTLDEGVTHTARLVTDPALAEVTGTYFNRARPAHAHHQAYDTAARTRLREISRHLTGVPFPTTPL
- a CDS encoding GNAT family N-acetyltransferase, whose protein sequence is MEHVTLTTRRLLLRPLEPLDTEAVFLACQDPDIQRWTTIPSPYERQHAEYFLERVVPEGLRSRTMFHFAVEPRSGGPLLASVNVHNHTGTWEVGYWTVKEHRGHGYATEAVGAIARWAFGALGVQRLEWRAEAGNEGSRTVAEKAGFVFEGVLRAALMTRDTVRDVWIGALLPSDLGPSSADAA